GAAGTTTTTACAAAATCGGCTCCCGCCCTTGTGCATATCTCACATAACCGTATTTTATCCTCCGTCCTGGTAATGTAATCGGTTTCAAAAATTACCTTCACAATGGCGCCATACTTATGACAGGTATCCGTCACAGCCTTAATCTCCTGCTCCACATATTCCCAGTCGCCTCCAAGGGCTTTGCCAATGTTGATCACCATGTCAATCTCTACCGCACCATCCTTGCAGGCCTTTTCGGTTTCAAATACCTTCACCTCCGTGCAGCTGTTGCCGTGAGGAAATCCGATCACACAACCAGTTTTCACGTCAGTACCCTTTAGGATTTCAGCGGCTCTTTTTACCGCATAAGGTTTGACACAAACCGAAGCCACGTTGTATTTCATTGCCACATTGCACTGCTCTTCCAGATCGGCATCAGTAAAAGTGGGATGCAGAATGGAATGATCAATCATTTTTGCAAGTTCAGATACTTTGCTCATAATTTCTGGTTTTAATGGTTAATTCCTACAGAATATCGATTGGTATTACACAAAAGTGAGCTATAGATGGAAACATGTTGCCGGTTGGTACTGAATCGTAAATAAATATGCAATAAGGGAGTCCCTTCCGGTATTCTGAGCCATCGGCTTTCCGCTCTGCCGGCCAGCACAGCCCGCAGATCCGGCTCGGCATGCCTGATTTCGATCTGATAAACACGGCCGAGCGTTTCAAAAAGTGAGCCGTTTACAAAAGGCATACTGACCAGATCCTCCAGTCCGATATTGGGTATGTACGTATTTTCAAGCATTACCGGTTCATCGCCCACACAGCGGATCCTCTTCAGAAAAATACACCCTGCCTCGGTTTCAACATCGGAAAGAGGGTAAAAAAAATCCGCAGGAAAAAAGGTTTGTATAGGTTTCTCAATTGTGATAGTTTTTACCGGTTTCTTCGTTTCTCCAACCACCTGCGAAAAACCTTTTACCGATAACAAACCAAGCGTGTGCCTCCTGCGGGGAAGAACAATACTTCCTTTCCCCTGCTTCCTTGAAATATATCCCTCCTTCTCCAGTTCCAGCATGGCACGCCTGACGGTAGAACGGGTAACATGCCAGGCGTCTTTCAGCACATTTTCTGACGGAAGCAGATCTCCTTCCCGGTACTTACCCGAAAGGATATCCCCCTTAATATCCTCATAAAGTTTTCGGTACAGCAAAACTTCTGTCATCACAAACCAGTTTCAGCGCAAAGATAATAAAACTTGTACGCACAAGTAACTTATAACAGAATTTTCCTCTATTGTATGCATTCACTGCAACGGCGGAAGCAAATGGCAAATCTGCACCGCCACTTCCCAATTTATTATCAAGGTAATTTTTGTATATTGGCTAAACTTACTGCCTGTTTAATTGCCTTTTATGAAAAAAATTACCAACTGGTTTCCGGGCATCATTGTAGCTGGCATACTTGCCCTGACTGCCGTTCAATGCAATAAAAAAACACAAATTGAGATAACAGGAGAACTGAAAAGGTGGCATCCTGTGGTGCTGATTTTTAAAGGACCTGCGACGAGTGAGCAGAGCAAGGATAACCCGTTTTTGAATTACCGGCTGGACGTCACCTTCACCCGGAACAACACCACTGTGGTTGTTCCGGGCTATTATGCAGCCGACGGAAATGCTGCTGAAACCGGGAAAGATGCCGGCAACATATGGAAAGTTCATTTTCTTCCGCCCGATACCGGCATCTGGCAGTATTCTGTTTCATTCCGTAAAGGGAAAAATGTTGCCGTTGAGACGGCTTCATCAGGCAAACCCTGCTTTTTTGACGGAACAACCGGCAGCATCCGCATTACCGAAACAGATAAAAATCCGCCTGATTTCCGGGCAGCAGGAAAACTTCAATACGCCGGCCAACGCTATTACCGTTTCAGCAACGGTGAATACTTTCTGAAAGCCGGGGCCGGAAGCCCGGAAAACTTTCTTGCTTACCGTGATTTTGACGGAACCTTTTCTCAGGGAGAAACCGACTATACCAAAACATGGGAAGCTCATGCCGTTGACTGGCAGAAGGATGATCCAACATGGCAGGGAGGAAAAGGAAAGGGAATAATAGGTGCTGTTAATTATCTGTCATCCATGGGAATGAACTCCGTTTATCTTATCGCTCTCACCCTGCATGGCGACGGAAAGGATGTCTGGCCCTTCACGGCACCGGATGAACGGTACCGTTTCGACTGCTCCAAACTCGATCAGTGGCGGATTGTATTTGAACACATGAACAGGAAAGGCATTCACATCCATTTCTTTCTCAGCGAAACGGAAAATGAGCAACTTTTCGAGGCCGATGAAGGATGGCAGGGT
The Bacteroidales bacterium genome window above contains:
- the deoC gene encoding deoxyribose-phosphate aldolase, with amino-acid sequence MSKVSELAKMIDHSILHPTFTDADLEEQCNVAMKYNVASVCVKPYAVKRAAEILKGTDVKTGCVIGFPHGNSCTEVKVFETEKACKDGAVEIDMVINIGKALGGDWEYVEQEIKAVTDTCHKYGAIVKVIFETDYITRTEDKIRLCEICTRAGADFVKTSTGYGFVKQSNGDYNYKGATVADIELMRRHCGPNVQVKAAGGIRTLDDLLAVKAAGATRSGATATAAMLEEAKKRFGDS
- a CDS encoding GntR family transcriptional regulator, producing the protein MTEVLLYRKLYEDIKGDILSGKYREGDLLPSENVLKDAWHVTRSTVRRAMLELEKEGYISRKQGKGSIVLPRRRHTLGLLSVKGFSQVVGETKKPVKTITIEKPIQTFFPADFFYPLSDVETEAGCIFLKRIRCVGDEPVMLENTYIPNIGLEDLVSMPFVNGSLFETLGRVYQIEIRHAEPDLRAVLAGRAESRWLRIPEGTPLLHIYLRFSTNRQHVSIYSSLLCNTNRYSVGINH
- a CDS encoding DUF5060 domain-containing protein encodes the protein MKKITNWFPGIIVAGILALTAVQCNKKTQIEITGELKRWHPVVLIFKGPATSEQSKDNPFLNYRLDVTFTRNNTTVVVPGYYAADGNAAETGKDAGNIWKVHFLPPDTGIWQYSVSFRKGKNVAVETASSGKPCFFDGTTGSIRITETDKNPPDFRAAGKLQYAGQRYYRFSNGEYFLKAGAGSPENFLAYRDFDGTFSQGETDYTKTWEAHAVDWQKDDPTWQGGKGKGIIGAVNYLSSMGMNSVYLIALTLHGDGKDVWPFTAPDERYRFDCSKLDQWRIVFEHMNRKGIHIHFFLSETENEQLFEADEGWQGSNAFAMSRKLFYREMVARFADLPGITFNLGEEIAEDQENETGRGKALSTDQLRMFMHYIDSLDLWNTPIAMHTSSNDQHREKLFSKFIGEPSLSCLSLQLESSLKGDDYVYDQTRYWIEKSASGNHPWVVSNDEQGHFSTGVWTDATDPRHDTIRRNVLWGNLMAGGAGVEYYFGYKTGCGDLDCQNWRTRENLWKQSKVALDILRSLPYSTMRLANQLTRNKAWCLADDNLSTILVYGKNQTELRIAVPDSARYDYSFYNPITGLKIRGKENLNLRPGILLYVPKELRNIDFVCVLKKTTGM